ACTTTTGCCATTCTTTTCTTTGCAGAGATCATTCCCAAGACCATCGGAGCGACCTACTGGAAGCAGCTTGCACCGTTTGCAGCCTATGTGATCCGTTTTTTCATCTGGATCACCTATCCGATTATTCTGATGACACTGTTTGTCACCAACCGCATCAAAAAAGGTGACGAAGGGCACAGTCTGACCAAGGAAGAACTTCTGGAGAGTGCACTTCTGAGTGAGGACGAAGGAGTATTGGATGAGCAGGAGTCCGATATCATCGAGAATATCCTCAAGCTCGACGATATCAAGGTCCACGATATCCTGACCCCGCGAAGTGTCGTGTTCGCACTGGAAGGGAACAGGACGATCGATGATATCGTCAGAAATGAGGCCGATATCTTCAAGTATTCAAGAATACCTGTTTATGATGAGAGTATCGAGAACGTGACTGGAATGATCATGACGAAGCAGCTTTTTGCACAGGCGCTGAAGGACAACACGATAAAACTCAAAGAGATACAGAAAGATATCTACCGTATCAATGAACAGGTTCCCGTGTCGTGGGCCCTTGATCTTTTCATTGAAAAGAAGGAACATATGTTCCTCGTACTTGACAAATATGACCAGGTGGAAGGTATCGTGACACTGGAGGACTGTGTTGAGACGATCCTCGGTGTCGAGATCGTCGATGAGAGTGATGCCCATGTCGATATGCGTGAACTTGCCAAACTCAAGATGCGTTTGCAGCGCAGACGT
The window above is part of the Sulfurovum riftiae genome. Proteins encoded here:
- a CDS encoding hemolysin family protein, producing MDLLVLYFLAAVIISFICSVLESVLLSVNMPYISVLEKERPPVGKLLKSHKQHIHKSIASILILNTIANTLGAAAVGAQAERVFGTGAVFYVSIVLTFAILFFAEIIPKTIGATYWKQLAPFAAYVIRFFIWITYPIILMTLFVTNRIKKGDEGHSLTKEELLESALLSEDEGVLDEQESDIIENILKLDDIKVHDILTPRSVVFALEGNRTIDDIVRNEADIFKYSRIPVYDESIENVTGMIMTKQLFAQALKDNTIKLKEIQKDIYRINEQVPVSWALDLFIEKKEHMFLVLDKYDQVEGIVTLEDCVETILGVEIVDESDAHVDMRELAKLKMRLQRRRQNSNLNLD